The Crocosphaera subtropica ATCC 51142 genome includes a window with the following:
- a CDS encoding NAD(P)/FAD-dependent oxidoreductase, with protein sequence MSEQPLRICIVGGGFGGLYTALRLTQFPWEEDQTPEIILIDKNDRFLFTPLLYELITEEMQTWEIAPPYEELLAGTTVRFHQGCVTDIDIDNQQLQLDNHHSLHYDRLVLAMGGKTPLDNFSGVKDYAIPFRTLENAYRIKERLRLLEEKEAEKIRIAIVGGGYSGVELACKLADRLGDTGRIRLVERGEKILKDSPEFNRDVAQTALEARRIFVDLETEVTQVSSDSISLAYKGKIDTIPVDLVLWTVGTQVTEMIKELPLQKTPKGLLKINSQLQVIDNPEIFAIGDLVACYDESQNLIPATAQTAFQQSDYCAWNLWASISHRPLLSFAYQPLGEMMALGIDNATLSGLGINLDGPLGYMARRLIYLYRLPTLKHQINVGINWITKPLTDLFV encoded by the coding sequence ATGAGTGAACAACCATTACGCATTTGCATTGTCGGGGGAGGGTTTGGGGGACTCTATACCGCGTTACGTCTTACCCAGTTTCCTTGGGAAGAAGATCAAACTCCTGAAATCATCTTAATTGATAAAAATGATCGTTTCTTATTTACCCCCCTTCTCTATGAGTTAATTACTGAGGAGATGCAAACCTGGGAAATAGCCCCGCCTTATGAAGAACTTTTAGCCGGAACGACTGTTCGTTTTCATCAAGGGTGTGTTACTGACATTGATATCGACAACCAGCAATTACAATTAGATAATCATCATAGCTTACATTATGACCGCTTAGTATTAGCAATGGGAGGAAAAACCCCCTTAGATAATTTTAGTGGTGTTAAAGATTATGCTATTCCTTTTCGCACCTTAGAAAATGCCTATCGTATCAAAGAAAGATTACGATTATTAGAAGAAAAAGAAGCAGAAAAAATTCGTATTGCTATCGTTGGAGGTGGATATAGTGGAGTCGAATTGGCTTGTAAATTGGCTGATCGCCTAGGAGATACAGGACGGATTAGATTAGTAGAAAGAGGAGAGAAAATTTTAAAGGATTCTCCTGAATTTAACCGAGATGTTGCTCAAACGGCTTTAGAAGCGAGACGAATTTTTGTCGATCTAGAAACAGAAGTTACTCAAGTTAGTTCCGATAGTATTTCTTTAGCTTATAAAGGGAAAATTGATACCATTCCTGTGGATTTAGTTTTGTGGACTGTAGGAACTCAAGTCACAGAGATGATTAAAGAGTTACCCTTACAAAAAACCCCTAAAGGATTATTAAAAATCAACTCTCAATTACAAGTCATAGATAACCCTGAAATTTTTGCCATTGGTGATTTGGTTGCTTGTTATGATGAATCCCAGAACCTAATCCCTGCAACCGCACAAACTGCTTTCCAACAATCTGATTATTGTGCTTGGAATCTTTGGGCTTCTATTTCCCATCGTCCTCTATTATCTTTTGCTTATCAACCTTTAGGAGAAATGATGGCTTTAGGGATTGATAATGCAACCTTATCAGGGTTAGGAATAAATTTGGATGGACCATTAGGTTATATGGCTAGACGATTAATTTATTTATATCGGTTACCGACGTTAAAGCATCAAATCAATGTAGGAATTAATTGGATTACTAAACCCTTAACTGACTTATTCGTATAG
- the tgt gene encoding tRNA guanosine(34) transglycosylase Tgt produces MAFSFQLQKKCLHTQARVGTWSTPHGLVETPRFMPVGTLATVKGLTPAQLETTGAQMILANTYHLHLQPGETIIEAAGGLHEFMGWNGPILTDSGGFQVFSLSELRKIREIGVTFRSPRDGRIIELTPERSIHIQNALGADVIMAFDECPPGNADYDTVAAATDRTYRWLERCIKAHQRPHDQALFGIVQGGIYPKLRSDAVSALIPLDLPGYAIGGVSVGEEPALVRDIVKLTTPLLPVSKPRYLMGVGTYKEMVMAIASGIDLFDCVIPTRFGRHGTALVAGERWNLKNAQFREDFTPLDPECPCYTCQTFSRAYLNHLVRSQEMLGYILLSLHNVTELVRFTQRIREAILKDRFTQEFGHWL; encoded by the coding sequence ATGGCCTTTTCTTTTCAATTACAAAAAAAATGTCTTCATACTCAAGCTAGGGTTGGAACTTGGTCAACCCCTCATGGCCTGGTTGAAACTCCCAGATTTATGCCTGTAGGAACCCTCGCAACAGTCAAAGGGTTAACCCCGGCACAACTCGAAACCACCGGCGCACAAATGATCTTAGCTAATACTTATCACCTGCATCTACAACCAGGGGAAACCATTATCGAAGCAGCCGGGGGACTGCATGAGTTTATGGGATGGAATGGGCCGATTTTGACAGATTCTGGAGGCTTTCAAGTATTTAGTCTCAGTGAACTGCGAAAAATTAGAGAAATTGGTGTGACGTTTCGTTCTCCTAGGGATGGCCGCATTATCGAGTTAACCCCTGAACGGTCAATCCATATCCAAAATGCTTTGGGTGCAGATGTGATCATGGCCTTTGATGAATGTCCTCCCGGAAACGCCGATTATGACACGGTAGCAGCAGCAACGGATCGCACCTATCGCTGGTTAGAAAGGTGCATTAAGGCCCATCAAAGACCCCACGATCAGGCGTTATTTGGTATCGTTCAAGGAGGGATTTATCCTAAGTTGCGATCGGATGCGGTATCGGCTTTAATTCCCCTAGATTTGCCTGGATATGCCATTGGTGGGGTCAGTGTAGGAGAAGAACCGGCTTTAGTACGGGATATTGTTAAATTGACGACCCCGTTACTTCCTGTCTCTAAACCCCGTTATTTGATGGGAGTCGGAACTTATAAAGAAATGGTGATGGCCATCGCCTCTGGGATTGATTTATTTGATTGTGTTATTCCTACTCGTTTTGGTCGTCATGGGACGGCATTGGTAGCAGGGGAAAGATGGAACTTGAAAAATGCTCAATTTCGGGAAGATTTCACCCCTTTAGACCCTGAATGTCCTTGTTATACCTGTCAGACGTTTTCGAGGGCTTATTTGAATCATTTAGTGCGATCGCAGGAAATGCTCGGTTATATTCTCCTATCGTTGCACAATGTGACAGAATTAGTCAGGTTTACGCAACGTATTCGAGAGGCAATTTTAAAGGATCGTTTTACCCAGGAGTTTGGTCATTGGTTGTGA
- the hpf gene encoding ribosome hibernation-promoting factor, HPF/YfiA family, which translates to MKLLIQGNNIDVTESINDYVTQKLEKAVKHYQTLTTKVDVHLSVAKNARITNKHKAEVTVYANGTVIRAQEGSENLYASIDLVSDKIARQLRKYKEKINNHKPQSSVKNPEVLPEREIEKDLIGDREAALPPEVIRMKYFAMPPMSIEEAKHQLELVDHDFYMFRNQDTDEINVIYMRNHGGFGVIQPREPNENDKTSA; encoded by the coding sequence ATGAAGCTTTTAATTCAAGGCAATAATATTGATGTAACCGAATCGATCAATGATTACGTCACCCAGAAATTAGAAAAAGCAGTGAAACATTATCAAACTTTGACAACAAAAGTGGATGTTCACTTATCCGTAGCCAAGAATGCGCGGATTACTAATAAGCATAAAGCAGAAGTTACTGTTTATGCCAACGGGACAGTGATTCGCGCCCAGGAAGGCAGTGAAAATCTCTATGCAAGTATTGACTTGGTTTCCGATAAAATTGCCCGTCAGCTTCGTAAATATAAAGAGAAAATCAATAATCATAAACCTCAATCATCTGTCAAGAATCCTGAGGTTCTTCCTGAGAGAGAAATTGAAAAAGATTTAATCGGCGATCGCGAGGCTGCGTTACCACCAGAAGTGATCAGAATGAAGTATTTTGCTATGCCTCCTATGTCTATTGAAGAGGCAAAACATCAACTAGAATTAGTGGATCACGATTTTTATATGTTCCGTAATCAAGACACAGATGAAATCAATGTCATCTATATGAGAAATCATGGTGGTTTTGGTGTTATCCAACCTCGTGAACCCAATGAGAATGATAAAACAAGTGCTTAA
- a CDS encoding ABC transporter permease produces the protein MNLIRIWIIASNGFREVIRDRILYVIGFFAVVLALSLRLLPEISVGADGKIFLDVGLGLTSFLGAIVAIFVGTALINKEIEKRTVLILIPKPISRAELIVGKHLGLCGVLAVVITIMTVLYLGALTWANITFSPVSLIVSQFYLLLELAVLTAVAITFGVFTSSILATLLSFGIYIIGHLSNDLLELAKLSKNPSITALTESIYLVVPNLERFNLKNTAVYGILPSSSELLINLVYGIVYIVLLLTVSSFIFSRRQF, from the coding sequence ATGAATTTAATTAGAATCTGGATCATTGCTAGTAATGGGTTTCGAGAAGTTATCCGCGATCGCATTCTTTATGTTATTGGATTTTTTGCCGTTGTTTTAGCCCTATCTTTGCGCTTACTTCCTGAAATTTCTGTAGGAGCAGATGGTAAAATTTTTCTGGATGTTGGCTTAGGACTCACTTCCTTTTTAGGAGCGATCGTTGCTATTTTTGTTGGAACAGCTTTAATTAATAAAGAAATTGAAAAACGAACCGTTTTGATTTTAATCCCTAAACCCATTAGTCGCGCTGAATTAATAGTTGGTAAACATCTAGGTTTATGTGGTGTTCTTGCGGTTGTTATTACTATTATGACCGTGCTTTATTTAGGGGCATTAACTTGGGCTAATATTACGTTTTCTCCTGTTAGTCTAATCGTTTCCCAATTTTATCTCTTATTAGAATTAGCCGTATTAACGGCTGTTGCCATTACCTTTGGCGTGTTTACCAGTTCAATTTTAGCTACCCTACTTAGTTTTGGGATTTATATCATTGGACATCTCAGTAATGACTTACTAGAACTAGCAAAATTAAGTAAAAATCCCAGTATCACCGCTTTGACAGAAAGTATCTATTTGGTAGTCCCCAACCTAGAAAGATTTAACCTTAAAAATACAGCCGTTTATGGGATTCTTCCGAGTAGTTCAGAATTATTAATTAATCTCGTTTATGGCATCGTTTATATTGTCTTATTGTTGACAGTTTCTAGCTTTATTTTTTCCCGCCGACAATTCTAA
- a CDS encoding MOSC domain-containing protein, giving the protein MNINQKPCLSKIIVYPIKSLDGVSISLGTLLKSGALKQDRQWAIFDKNQSLINGKRNNKIYQLRATYDDSLSQVTLKYGDNNVSQTFDLTEQKKQIESFLNDYFGCFVYLKENRKTGFPDDTDASGPTIISQATLSTIAQWFPHLTVEEIRRRFRANLEINGVSAFWEDQLFANKNQWINFRIGDVNFQGINPCQRCIVPTKNSYTGEKTENFQQQFITKRKETLPPWVNRSQFNHFYRVSVNTKVTNLQQETHVKVGDEVKIIDN; this is encoded by the coding sequence ATGAATATCAATCAAAAGCCTTGTCTTAGTAAAATTATTGTTTATCCCATTAAATCTTTAGATGGGGTATCAATTTCTTTAGGAACGCTTCTTAAAAGTGGTGCATTAAAACAGGACAGACAATGGGCAATTTTTGACAAAAATCAGAGCTTGATTAATGGTAAAAGAAATAACAAGATTTATCAACTCAGAGCAACTTATGATGATAGCTTAAGTCAAGTTACCTTAAAATATGGAGATAATAATGTCAGTCAAACCTTTGACTTAACAGAACAAAAAAAACAAATAGAATCTTTTTTAAATGATTATTTTGGGTGTTTCGTTTATTTAAAAGAAAATAGAAAAACTGGCTTTCCTGATGATACTGATGCTTCTGGACCGACAATTATTAGTCAAGCAACTTTATCAACGATTGCTCAGTGGTTTCCTCATCTAACGGTAGAAGAAATAAGGAGAAGATTTAGAGCCAATTTAGAAATTAATGGTGTTTCTGCTTTCTGGGAAGATCAACTCTTTGCTAATAAAAATCAATGGATTAATTTTCGCATTGGAGATGTCAATTTTCAAGGAATCAACCCTTGTCAAAGATGTATTGTTCCCACAAAGAACTCTTATACAGGAGAAAAAACTGAGAACTTTCAACAACAATTTATAACAAAAAGAAAAGAAACTTTACCCCCTTGGGTCAATAGGAGTCAATTTAATCATTTTTATCGGGTAAGTGTGAATACAAAAGTTACCAATTTACAACAAGAAACTCATGTAAAAGTTGGAGATGAGGTCAAAATAATTGATAATTGA
- a CDS encoding DUF427 domain-containing protein, which yields MRPTPIPPQPGQESVWDYPRPAILQDTDKHLKVICNGIVLAETTKGKRVLETSHPPTYYFPAEDVKLEHLIETSKTLMCEWKGRYIYYDINIGDKYIKYGAWRYVQPTPNFVSLKTYYAFIPALMDACYVNDELATPQTGDFYGGWITKDIVGPFKGGPGTWGW from the coding sequence ATGAGACCCACTCCCATCCCTCCACAACCCGGTCAAGAATCTGTTTGGGATTATCCTCGCCCTGCGATTTTACAAGACACCGATAAACATCTCAAAGTCATTTGTAACGGTATTGTGTTAGCAGAAACCACTAAGGGAAAAAGAGTCTTAGAAACCAGTCATCCTCCTACTTATTATTTTCCTGCTGAAGATGTTAAATTAGAGCATTTGATTGAGACTTCTAAAACACTGATGTGTGAATGGAAAGGAAGATACATCTATTATGATATTAACATCGGAGATAAGTATATTAAATATGGGGCTTGGCGATATGTTCAACCCACACCCAATTTTGTCTCCCTCAAAACTTACTACGCTTTTATCCCGGCTTTAATGGATGCTTGTTATGTTAATGATGAGTTAGCCACACCCCAAACAGGAGATTTTTATGGGGGATGGATTACTAAAGATATTGTTGGGCCATTTAAAGGCGGTCCAGGAACTTGGGGATGGTAA
- the lipB gene encoding lipoyl(octanoyl) transferase LipB, which translates to MSTLSLLEPRRCILQNLGIIPYEVAWERQRSLVNQRLQDPSLDDTLLLLEHPPVYTLGTGANTKFIKFDPQQSPILVHRVERGGEVTYHCPGQLVGYPILNLRYYQQDLHWYLRQLEEVIIQILNDYHLPGKRIPGLTGVWVNNYKVAAIGIKVKRWMTMHGFSINVCPDLEGFKQIIPCGIDTKPVGSLQQFLPEITVEEIQQKVAQKFSQVFQVQYISMID; encoded by the coding sequence ATGTCAACTTTATCTTTATTGGAACCCAGACGGTGTATACTGCAAAATTTAGGGATAATTCCTTATGAAGTGGCTTGGGAAAGGCAGCGATCGCTGGTTAACCAACGATTACAAGATCCTAGCTTAGATGACACCTTATTATTATTAGAACACCCTCCCGTTTATACCTTGGGAACAGGGGCTAACACAAAGTTTATCAAATTTGACCCCCAACAAAGTCCGATTCTAGTTCATCGTGTAGAAAGAGGAGGGGAAGTGACTTATCATTGTCCTGGGCAATTAGTGGGTTATCCTATTCTTAATTTACGTTACTATCAACAGGACTTACACTGGTATTTAAGACAACTTGAAGAAGTGATTATTCAAATTTTAAACGATTATCACCTCCCAGGAAAAAGAATACCCGGATTAACTGGAGTTTGGGTTAATAATTACAAAGTAGCAGCCATTGGTATTAAAGTTAAACGTTGGATGACCATGCACGGATTTTCTATCAATGTTTGTCCTGATTTAGAAGGATTTAAACAGATTATTCCTTGTGGTATCGACACTAAACCGGTGGGAAGTTTGCAGCAATTTTTACCTGAGATTACCGTAGAAGAAATACAACAAAAAGTGGCTCAAAAATTTTCCCAAGTGTTTCAAGTGCAATACATTTCTATGATAGATTAG